The Actinomycetota bacterium genome includes a window with the following:
- a CDS encoding permease — translation MAFIILWVAPASKILALIFSGSIVGSKMVISRIISALLMAFVVGMVMSFAFKERKR, via the coding sequence GTGGCTTTTATTATCCTCTGGGTTGCGCCTGCGTCAAAGATCCTCGCTCTTATTTTCTCGGGGAGTATCGTAGGAAGCAAGATGGTCATTTCAAGGATAATTTCTGCTCTACTTATGGCCTTTGTTGTTGGTATGGTAATGAGCTTCGCTTTTAAAGAAAGAAAAAGGC